In Monomorium pharaonis isolate MP-MQ-018 chromosome 3, ASM1337386v2, whole genome shotgun sequence, a genomic segment contains:
- the LOC118644888 gene encoding uncharacterized protein LOC118644888 isoform X2 has protein sequence MFSATTLRDETGDFTHEKSDIKGITFEAHVIRKLLINRILYRFSGNILGFQPYESGQPACARGTYYYLYVYMDHIKNIDTFKKRIMSDDVFFTNAVLSRKIDYDERQDVIPIRRCLICVSYALDHMPSLARVRVKQIFDTGESVSCLLSHHNLSFLGNYRGEGLSHRFGCNITILYILVCRTRIWQKKCRFAPREKILIVKVHYLTGYEICHTDEMLRLNMVLWP, from the exons ATGTTTTCTGCTACAACTTTACGCGACGAAACCGGCGACTTTACGCACGAAAAAAGTGACATAAAAGGGATCACTTTTGAGGCACATGTAATacgaaagttattaattaacagGATTTTATATCGTTTCAGTGGAAATATACTCGGTTTTCAACCTTATGAATCAGGCCAACCTGCATGTG CTCGTGGAACTTATTATTACCTTTATGTGTATATGgatcacataaaaaatatagatacttttaaaaaac GAATAATGTCCGATGATGTATTCTTCACCAACGCCGTACTCTCAAGAAAGATAGATTATGATGAGAGACAAGACGTGATACCGATTCGCCGGTGTCTAATATGCGTTTCATACGCACTCGATCATATGCCGTCTCTCGCTCGAGTGCGAGTGAAACAGATATTTGACACCGGCGAATCGGTATCATGTCTTCTCTCTCATCATAACCTATCTTTTTTGGGTAATTATCGAGGAGAGGGGCTTTCTCACCGATTTGgctgtaatattactattttatatattttggtaTGTAGAACACGAATTTGGCAGAAAAAGTGTCGCTTTGCCCCGCGAGAgaagatattaatcgttaaagttcACTATTTGACAGGTTATGAAATCTGTCATACCGATGAAATGTTGCGACTGAACATGGTCTTGTGGCCATAA
- the LOC118644888 gene encoding uncharacterized protein LOC118644888 isoform X1, with amino-acid sequence MFSATTLRDETGDFTHEKSDIKGITFEAHVIRKLLINRILYRFSGNILGFQPYESGQPACGNYGMSYSNRYAGLCSRGTYYYLYVYMDHIKNIDTFKKRIMSDDVFFTNAVLSRKIDYDERQDVIPIRRCLICVSYALDHMPSLARVRVKQIFDTGESVSCLLSHHNLSFLGNYRGEGLSHRFGCNITILYILVCRTRIWQKKCRFAPREKILIVKVHYLTGYEICHTDEMLRLNMVLWP; translated from the exons ATGTTTTCTGCTACAACTTTACGCGACGAAACCGGCGACTTTACGCACGAAAAAAGTGACATAAAAGGGATCACTTTTGAGGCACATGTAATacgaaagttattaattaacagGATTTTATATCGTTTCAGTGGAAATATACTCGGTTTTCAACCTTATGAATCAGGCCAACCTGCATGTGGTAATTATGGCATGTCTTATAGTAATAGATATGCCGGATTATGTT CTCGTGGAACTTATTATTACCTTTATGTGTATATGgatcacataaaaaatatagatacttttaaaaaac GAATAATGTCCGATGATGTATTCTTCACCAACGCCGTACTCTCAAGAAAGATAGATTATGATGAGAGACAAGACGTGATACCGATTCGCCGGTGTCTAATATGCGTTTCATACGCACTCGATCATATGCCGTCTCTCGCTCGAGTGCGAGTGAAACAGATATTTGACACCGGCGAATCGGTATCATGTCTTCTCTCTCATCATAACCTATCTTTTTTGGGTAATTATCGAGGAGAGGGGCTTTCTCACCGATTTGgctgtaatattactattttatatattttggtaTGTAGAACACGAATTTGGCAGAAAAAGTGTCGCTTTGCCCCGCGAGAgaagatattaatcgttaaagttcACTATTTGACAGGTTATGAAATCTGTCATACCGATGAAATGTTGCGACTGAACATGGTCTTGTGGCCATAA
- the LOC118644888 gene encoding uncharacterized protein LOC118644888 isoform X3, producing MFSATTLRDETGDFTHEKSDIKGITFEAHVIRKLLINRILYRFSGNILGFQPYESGQPACGNYGMSYSNRYAGLCSRGTYYYLYVYMDHIKNIDTFKKRIMSDDVFFTNAVLSRKIDYDERQDVIPIRRCLICVSYALDHMPSLARVRVKQIFDTGESVSCLLSHHNLSFLGNYRGEGLSHRFGCNITILYILVMKSVIPMKCCD from the exons ATGTTTTCTGCTACAACTTTACGCGACGAAACCGGCGACTTTACGCACGAAAAAAGTGACATAAAAGGGATCACTTTTGAGGCACATGTAATacgaaagttattaattaacagGATTTTATATCGTTTCAGTGGAAATATACTCGGTTTTCAACCTTATGAATCAGGCCAACCTGCATGTGGTAATTATGGCATGTCTTATAGTAATAGATATGCCGGATTATGTT CTCGTGGAACTTATTATTACCTTTATGTGTATATGgatcacataaaaaatatagatacttttaaaaaac GAATAATGTCCGATGATGTATTCTTCACCAACGCCGTACTCTCAAGAAAGATAGATTATGATGAGAGACAAGACGTGATACCGATTCGCCGGTGTCTAATATGCGTTTCATACGCACTCGATCATATGCCGTCTCTCGCTCGAGTGCGAGTGAAACAGATATTTGACACCGGCGAATCGGTATCATGTCTTCTCTCTCATCATAACCTATCTTTTTTGGGTAATTATCGAGGAGAGGGGCTTTCTCACCGATTTGgctgtaatattactattttatatattttg GTTATGAAATCTGTCATACCGATGAAATGTTGCGACTGA